In Anomaloglossus baeobatrachus isolate aAnoBae1 chromosome 2, aAnoBae1.hap1, whole genome shotgun sequence, the DNA window tctctagtcgcggtgcatgacgggtctgacgtcatacacactcgtcggcattcaggtcctgagcagggcagatcaaagtattgtagtgcgcctgctcaggatcggcgagtgtgtatgacatagtcgCGTCATGCTCACAGACTTcacaaagaggacgaagatggctgaaagaggaggcgccggcaccggagaacggagacacccatatggccaaccgcgcgaccgttaggtaagtattataaagtgttttttttatgctctcacagtggcctgggctcttgtatacagcatgttagaatgctgtatataagagcccggtggtggtggccgcagcttatagccaaaaaaaagtggtgacaggttccctttaaatggaatctgtcatcaggtttttgccacttaatctgagaacatcatagcgtaggggcagagatcctgattccagcggtgtgtcagttactgggctgcgtagtgtagttttgataaaatcactgattaatcagcagtagattatcattgaaGGACTACTTGCcatgctaccaggtagtccagcatactgatgagctctgtataacttctggatgtgcagcagagaaaacattggttttatcaaaataacaaaacacagctcagtaagtgacacatcactggaatcagggtctctgtctctacattatgctgctgtcagatggggtagcaaaaacttggtaatagattccctttaagaggcacAAGCCACTTAAAGGCAATCTGACACCTCAaagaaatgctatttacctgcatgtTGGGTTAATCTGCAGATAAATAGTGTTACAGTGCTGTCCGGTCACCTAACAAAGTGTGGCTCCTGGCTTTATTTCCTCCCGTGAGCCACGTCTTGAGAGTGTCCACAAACTGGCTATAGCGGCGTTCACTATACTGTGTCTGCGCATGCTTACAGCCGCCACTCGAGGTATACATATTCATTGTCTCTTCGCATCCACATTTTCAGTAAGGCAGCATTACCTACTATCTGGAGGTAAATCACATTTTCCAAGATGGCAGGTTCCTCTGAATGAATTAGGGATATCCTATCACTAATGTACGCCTCAAAAGAAATATACTCCAGTCCCATAACTTTCCAACAAAGTATCAGGCAGGCTTCGTCACTCCCTGTCCCACCCATGCTTCACCTACTGGAATTTTTGCCAAGATTGACTTGAAGACGCTAAAAGTTGCAAAACTTTTCCTGCAACTTTGAACTGCGCCAATGTCTAGCATCTTTTCAAAGTGTCAAACACCAGAAATCTGTCAAAACCACTTAGATGAATAAAGGCCTCATTGTTGTAGTACTTCTCTGGTATTCTTCAGGTCATTACCATTCACCTTGTCATTTGGGCTCGTCCCTACATAATCTAACAGATCGGACGTGAATAGCTGTGTATGAGcacaccccaaacacccagttgtaTACCTTTCTAGGGAGAATAGGAGAGGAACCCTACACATAGATCTAATGACAGATGCTCCATAATTGTTGTTTTTATTAGACAATACAAGTATTTATTAAAACTAATTacatagttaccgtatttttcggactataagacgcaccggaccataagacgcaccctggttttagaggaaaataaaactttacgtaaaaaatgtggtcatgacacacttatggggcgaggatctgctgctgacacggttatggggtaatgtcctgctcatatactcctcagcctgctcatatactccccatgctgctcatatactccccatgctgctcataatataccccaatcctgctatataccttcatgctgctcatatactccccatgctgctcataatatacccctatcctgctcatatactcccatcatcctagtgTATGGCcgaatcctgtggcacataaaaaaaataaacgttcatactcaccttacctcacctcactccctgcagcaccgctcctcttaccgtctatgtcagcggcagcgccgctgagtggagccgtccccgttccccttcagcatcgcgatgtcctccggtggtctgtgccagcagctgcgtgtggacacgtgcgcacagtgatgacatcattgatgtgcgcgccgctagtctccacgcaagtcagctgaccggcacagacaggagatcgcgatgctgcaggggaacggtgagtaatgtgtactgattcactgccccccacactgatgatgatgtgtggggggcagtgaatacagccgcacatgatcactccaggctgcagttgccatgggtgatcatgcgggccgactgtttatccctgcccatcaccccgcccacctatcagcgccgGGTTCAGCGCTGCGAGATGGGCGGGagcatgggcgtgcatattaaatgagcgggcccacgtggtcacggcaggctgctacagcctgctcgtgcccccgatgatcgctccaccgcagcaccctcattccccgcagccacagtcagaccataagacgcacctcccactttcccccaacatttgggggaaaacaagtgcgtcttatggtccgaaaaatacggtacttaggttcaaaaaagacctaggtccatctagttcaaccttcctccaccagttctacatttggtcactaagtcacttataaccaacaatgttgtgtgcactgaggaaatcatccagcccttttttaaaagctgctatagtatctgacattactacctcttgtggtagggcatcccacagtctgactgctctaactgtaaagaacctaaCGTGTGCAATGGTAATGGGTGttctttaaaaattaaaaaaaaaaaaacaaaaaccatgaacctataaaagattttttttttaatagtaatATCTAATACTGGATTTAGATCTTTTAAACTATTGGTGCATTGTCTGCCAATATAGTCCTATTCTCACAAAATAAGCATAATCCGTCATGAGACCTGGTTTTTATTTGCGCACTAATTTGATTTACATGTAATTTCAGGTTTTTTAGGTATGTAGCACAAGCACTAAGAATAGTAAATTTATATAATACACAACTTGAAAATGGTCAATATATATATTTGCTTTAAGCACCCAGTACAATACTAGCTACTATTCTGCTTCAACCACATGATATACCTGGATATTTTGGTAAATGTAAACACATTTGGGTCCCAGGCTTCATGATTTTTGGATCCCATAATTCCAGCCAAGAACCATACACCATTGTGTTGAATAGCCATATGGCTCCCGTCCGCCAGTGCAGACTCTATGTTCCTAGTTGATGTGGCACAGAACATTCGGTTTGTTTGTGTTGCATTTAAAGCAGATTCACAGGTTTCTTTATTAGTTTCTGCTACGGAGAATTGAACGGGCATTATATCCATATCGTCCGACTCTAGCATCCAGCCACCTACTGTGCCTGGGACACGTGGAATCAGCACGTTCTCAGCAAAGTCTTTCTGGGGGATGCAGATGGGTAGAATGTGTTTATGGAACTTGATACCTTCCTCCAATTTAAGGAGACCAATATCATTGTCTGTTGAGTCCTTCAAGTATTTTGTGTGGATACGATGGCTTTTCACCTTCATCTTCTGCCCTTCAGTGGCCTCGTTTTCTGTAGAATGATGCACCAGTTATAAAGCGTTAAAAATGAAATTACTATGTCGCTGCCAATATAATTTCAAAATCCTGTATCAGTACGTTACTGAAACTTTCCAAACAACAATGTTTAACCCTTACCTGCAAGAATGTAAATTGGCCCATGATGAATGCTGCACTTTGCAGTTGTAAGTACCAAAGAATGGTTGAGTATGATTCCACTGCAGAAAGGAGTCCCTTCTAAATCTACTAGTAGTACCTGAAACAAGATTAAATCACATTGCATTCGGGGAAAGTTCTGTcattgtaaaggccccgttacacgctacgttttatctgacgatatgtcgtcggggtcacggtttccgtgacgcacttccggcatagttaccgacgttgttgtgtgtgacacctacgtgcgatgccgaacgatcgcaaataggttgaaaatcgttgatcattgacacgtcattcactttcaaatattgttcgtcgtttggaacacagTAGACCTAttactacgtttgacaccctgccaacgactaacaacatccacacgaccgccttggtcaaacaatatatcgctgaacgatgttgcgtcgtttgtgagatgtgtacgtgtgaccgctactaaatgacctatgtgcgatctcggcaaatcgtaacaatgatctgggcgtgtcacatcactactgagatcgtcagataaatcgtagcatgtaacggggccttaagggtctcGTGGTTACATACTTTAATCATAAACTATAAAAACAAATGTGACAGGTTCTAGTTACTCTTCTGAAATGTAATCAATTGCTTACAGAAATGCTCTAATCATAATTAATCATCTTTGTGATCTTCACCTGAGTGCTTATCAtattctgcatatatatatattatataaagctgaatgtgtgtatgtatgtatgtatgtgtgtgtgtatgtccgggattggcatctgcactgtcgcagctccagccacaaaattttgcacactcacacgtctggacccagagagcatcataggctatggtgtgaggcgaaattttaaccccgcgcgttaaaatttaccaatcaattttgcccctatctacataatggggaaaaagtgaaatgaaaagtgtacccgcaccgttgcatttacaatcacaaaattttgcacagacacctcatgtgacccagggaacgtcatagactatgttttgacaggaaaatttaaccctgcgctttacacttactctccaaaaaacatgtcttcattaaagtaaatggagcctggaactacaggttattagtaggagctgtgagtggttgctataggaacaaaagacattcatagtataagaaacttatatgtgaggtaataagatgtcggtggggagacggataaagagagagagacagacagggaaagagacagagagagacaaactgtgaaagagacagaaacagacggtgaaaaagacagacagactgggaaagagacagacagacatgcagacagggacagagacaggcagacagggaaggaggagacagccagagagacagacaaagatagatgtgcAAAGACATAGACCTtttaagagacaggtggggaaagagacagagaaatagagacagacaaagacaggcagacaggaaaagacacagacaaagagacggggagacagactgggaaagagacagatggggaaagaaacagagagatagagacacaaagaaagagacagagacaggcagacgaggaaagatgcagacctggaaagaggcagacctggaaagaggcagacagagacagactgggaaagagacagacggagcacattacttggccaattttgttaaatctgtgtggaatatctgtggtgttgaaatatatgttgtgaaatgctaatattagcttagtttttgccttttactaattacatttctatctatttgttttgtggtttttgtgtgcagaatacatttttgttaatacattctattttgttaacagcagctattaacccgggcgaagccgggtagtacagctagtatatatagacagatatatatatatatatatatatatatatatatatatatatatatctctatctatatctatctgtctctatctatctccatctatatctatatctatctatatctatatatctgtatatctatatctatatctatgtatgtatatatatatatgtatgtatgtgtgtatatatatatgtatatatatgtatatatatatgtatgtatatatatgtatgtatgtatatatatgtatgtatatatatgtatatgtatgtatgtatgtatatatatatatgtatgtatatatatgtatctatatgtatgtatatatatgtatgtatatatatgtatatatatgtatgta includes these proteins:
- the PROZ gene encoding vitamin K-dependent protein Z; protein product: MANSVQTLCMSFIVLFIHQTEQTVFLSSENANQVFQRTKRANFIHLEELRKGDLERECLEEICTYEEARETFEDTDKTDTFWKTYYDGRPCSSGPCQNEGVCTDSIRSYTCTCAEGYTGKNCQFAVNECHPDAEDGCHHFCEPTYGPDLPICSCASGYRLGEDEKSCHPTDPYACGQLVNEEKTILLGSKNITSPLPWQVLLVDLEGTPFCSGIILNHSLVLTTAKCSIHHGPIYILAGKENEATEGQKMKVKSHRIHTKYLKDSTDNDIGLLKLEEGIKFHKHILPICIPQKDFAENVLIPRVPGTVGGWMLESDDMDIMPVQFSVAETNKETCESALNATQTNRMFCATSTRNIESALADGSHMAIQHNGVWFLAGIMGSKNHEAWDPNVFTFTKISRYIMWLKQNSS